The Stieleria maiorica genome includes the window GTGATCACGGCGGACGTTTACATGCGTCACGGACAGATGGTGGTCAACGACGCCGACGGACGGCAGTACCTGTTTCAGCGCGATCGGTCGTTCGATTCGTTTGACGGCCGCTATGCCGGATACTGGTTGCCGCCGGTCAACCGCGTCGTTCGATTTCCGCGTTCTGGCCTCGGGTTGTTGCAGGTCGCCGATTTGGACCACGTGCTTCCCCGCTACGTTTTCTCGCGACGCAGCGTGCGCCCGGTCGGCCGCCGACCGGGCCGTCCACCGCGACACCACCATCGTCACGGTTGGGCCTTCATCCCTCCGTACTTCGTCAGCCCCTACGGCTATCCCGCGTTCGGTTACGGCTGGCACAGTTTTGGCACAACGCTCAGCGTCGGGCCGTGGGGATGGGGGCCCGCGTTCGGGCCCCGCCGCTATGCCCAACCGCTGATGCAATCCATCGTGGTCGATTCACAAATTGTCCCACGGCAACCGTTACCGCCGGTCACGGCGAACCTGATGAATTCCGCCCAGCGAGAAGTCCGTGTGACGGTGACCGACCGCGTCGCGCCTGATCAATCAAAACGAATCCGGATCGCGCCGGGGGCAAGCGAACTGTTGGTCGTTCACCGTGACGCCGGCGCCGATCTGGTCCGGCACGTTCTGACCTACGCCCCCGACGGATCGCAGATCACCCGCCAGGTCTCCACATCGATCGGCCCGTCACCACGCTACGAATTGACCGTCCACGAATGGCGGTTGCAATCAGTTGCCATCGACCGCACCGGGAAAAGCCCCAACGTGATCGAAGACAGTCACTTTCAAGGCCGCGGCTTGGGCCGGTTCGAGATCCCGCCGGGAGACCAATTCACCGGCGGAACGTTGGACGTCGTTCGAATCGCGCTACAAGCCGGCAATCAAGGTACCGTTGCGCCCTTGCTGGACGATCAAGGCGTCACGCCGTTGCGCCCGGTTTCGTCGCTTGAACAGATGCTGTTGGAACAACGCCGAGCGAGTGGGCAAAAGTGAATCGGGCGGTTGGTCAAAAGATGGGTTGGTCAAAAGATGTGGAACCGTGCTCGATTGAGCGGCTCTCCATTTTTTGACCAGTAAATTTTTTGACCAGATCCTCTCCCCCGCATCGTGATCGGGGCGGATCGACCGGAAGGCTCCACTTCGCGTATCATCCATGCGTCCGTCTTGTTCTGCGTGGGAAAACGATGCCTGACCGATTGCCGATTGAGGATTGTCTTGAAGCAGTGATTGCGGCCGTCGGCGCCGAACGCCCCGTGATCTTGCGCGCCCCACCCGGGGCCGGGAAAACGACGGGCGTTCCCCCCACGCTGGTCAACGGCGATTGTCTACCCGAAGGTCAGGTGATTCTATTGCAGCCGCGGCGGATCGCCGCCCGTGCCGCCGCGCACCGTTTGAGCCGGCTGGCCGGTCAGCCGATCGGCCAGGCGTACGGTTACCACGTCCGATTCGACCGCAAGGTGTCACCGCAGACCAAAGTCGTTTCGATGACGACCGGGATCCTGCTTCGTCAATTGACCCGCGATCCGCTGTTGGAAGACGTCGGCTGTGTCATCGTGGACGAATTCCACGAACGGTCTCTGGAAGTCGATCTCGCCTTGGGCATGCTGCATCGGGTCCGCACCACGTTGCGGCCCGAATTGCGGCTGATTGTGATGAGTGCGACCTTGGACACTCAACCGGTGGAACGATTGATGCCCGATGCGGTGGTGATCGAAAGCCACGGCCGCGCGTACGATGTCGACATCCGTTACGACGAATCCCTCACTCGCCCGTCGAACACTCGTGGTGCCATTGCACAATCCGTTGCTGCTCGGATTCCCGACGCACTGCAAAGTCGCGACGGCGATGTGCTGGTGTTTCTGCCGGGCGTCGGCGAGATTCATCAAGTGGCGAACCTGGTCGAAGGCCTGACGCAAAAACAGGGTGTTCAGGTACGTAAACTCTATGGCGATCTGTCGCCGGCCGACCAGGATGCCGTGCTGGCGTCATCGGATCAACGCAAGGTCGTGCTGGCGACCAACGTCGCCGAGACGTCGATCACGATTCCGGGCATCACCTGCGTCGTCGACAGCGGGCTCGCTCGGGCGATGCAATACGACACCTCGGTCGGAATTCCCAGTTTGCGTCTGCAGCCGATCTCCAAAGCCTCTGCCGACCAGCGTGCCGGGCGTGCTGGCCGGACCGCACCCGGTGTGTGCTTTCGCCTCTGGCCGTCGGCGATGCATCGCAGTCGGCCGGATCACACACCGCCGGAAGTCGCAACCGCCGATCTTTCATCGGCGTTGTTGATGTTGGCATCGTGGGGCGAGCGGGATGTCTTTGAATTTCCATGGGTGACATCGCCGACCGAGCATGCAGTCGCCGCGGCCGTCGATCTGCTTGTTCAACTCGGTGCAATCGACCGGTCGCTCGCGATTACGTCGCTGGGCGAGGAGATGAATCGATTGCCGTTGCATCCGCGATTGTCGCGTCTGATGCTGGCGGCGAAACAATACGACTGTGTGGCGTCTGCGTCGGTCGCCGCGGCGCTGTTGTCCGAGCGTGACCCGTTTGAGCGGTCGTTGGGGTTTGATGCGCACCACGAAGGCCTGCAAAGTGATTTGATCCATCGCGTTGTTCGTCTGCAGCGTCACATTGATGGGACGCCTGATCCCGGCATCCATCCGGCGGGTGCTAAGAATATCAAGCGTGTCGCCGAGACACTCGGCAAGTCGTTGCGCGACACGCCCGACCAAACTGTTACAACCGATCGAACCGGCGCGGGCGATCGGCCGCCGACCGAGGAGGCGATTTCGCGGTCGTTGTTGGCCGCTTTTCCCGATCGGTTGGCCAAGCGTCGCGCGCCGGGATCGGAATCCGGGGTGATGGTCGGCGGGCGCGGCGTCAAACTGGATCGTTCGTCAGCGGTTCGCAGTGCCGAATTGTTTGTTTGCGTCAGCGTGGATGGCAAAGGTGAAGAATCGCTGGTGCGGCTTGCCTCGGCGGTTGACGAAGCCTGGTTGCCCAAAGAGCTGATCGAATCAAGACGCGAACGATTCTTTCATCCCAGTTTGAAAGCGGTGGTCGCACGGGACCGGACGTATTTTTTGGATCTGCTGATCAGCGAATCGACCGCACCGTGCAACAGTGACGACGAAACGACCGAGTTGTTGTTTCAGCATGCGAAGTCGAACCTGGATTCGATCCTGCCTGGCAAAGACAAGCCGCTGGAGAGTATCATCGCGCGCTGGCGTTTTTTATGTGAACATTGCGAGGCGTCGCCCTTGCCGATGTCGATTGATCAAGCACTCGAAACGGTGCTGCGAGAGCTCTGTCGCGGTCGAACGACATTCAGCGAATTGGCCCGTGCGCCGTGGATCGACCATCTCAAGGGGTTGCTCAGCTACGAGCAATTGCAGTGGTTCGACCAGCAGGCTCCCGAATCGCTGGTGGTTCCCAGTGGCAACCGCATCCGACTCGCCTACCCGCCGGGCAAAACGCCGACGTTGGCGGTGCGGATCCAGGAGGTTTACGGCTGGGCCGCGACGCCGCGGATCGCCGGCGGATCGGTCCCGTTACAGCTGCATTTGCTCGGCCCCAATCACCGTCCCCAGCAGATCACCGACGACTTGGAAAGTTTTTGGAAGACGACGTATGTCGAAGTCCGCAAAGAATTAAAACGCCGTTATGGCAAACACCATTGGCCGGACGATCCGACCACCGCGGTTGCGACGCGAAACGGACTGAAGCCAAGAAAGTAGTCTGCGCAGCGGCGTTATTCCTTTTGGGAATGATTGTGATGAATCCCTACCAGCCGCCTGAGGACGACGGCCCACCGCCTCGGCAGATGTTGCGGGTGTGGTGGAGCGTGCTTGGAGGGATCGTACTTCTTTTGCTATTGGCGATGTGGCTGATCCAAGCCTGGCACATGTTCGTTCCTGATTTCGGGTTTTTTGATGTTGAATTCGGACCGGTCCCGTAATTGCCGCGAACCGGAAAACGCAGGGCGTTGTCAAACGGACTGATTCTCTTTCCGATCCCTGGTCAAACTCGGCCGCGGGCGGTTAAACTTTCCGCACGCCTGATGCCCGGGTGGTGGAATTGGCAGACACAGGGGATTTAAAATCCCCCGGCCAAATGCGGCTGTACCGGTTCGAGTCCGGTCCCGGGTACTCTCATCTACGTCTGGCGGACGCTCGGTCGATCAAGCAGAAAGACAGAATGATCCGGGGCAGAATGATCAAGCCCCGAGCAGCATCCAAACCATCATTCTGCCCCGAATCATTCTGCCTTCGGTCTGGTTCATTTTTCTGCCCGCCATTTTTCTGTCCTCTCCCGGCGACGCTTTCATCGTCATCATCGCTAATAGCGCAAGTGTCAGCCTGATCGGAAGAGCTTATCGACGGCCGAGGGAAAACCCTCGGGTTTCGCTTCGGTGAGGGTTTGCCCTCGGCCGTTAACGGTAGGGACGAAGGTCACGTGTTACGCGTCGGGTACGCGTTTCGGGTGCAACGTGACTTGCGATTCATCCTCCCTCAAGTCTTCGTGAGCTGCGGGCGTTCCAAGCGTCGCCAGCCACGGAGCCGGCCACCACAATGACTCCCACCCAGCGCTCCAACCTTCCTCCGCGTCGTCGTGTTTCCGATTCCGTCGAAGATCGCGTCTTGATCGATGCCGACGTCGCCGATTACATCGCCATGGATGGCGCCCACGATGCACGTGAGTCGATCCGTCGCGATTCGGCCAGCCGACCGACCCCGAAGACGCAGACGGTTTCCTGGTACGGACGCAAAAAGGAAAACTCGCTCGGAACTGCCGGGCTTTGTCCCCGCCAGTTTGCGTTTGTCGATTTAAGCGTCGGGGAACATGAATCGCGGGTCGACGATTTGGTGGCCAACGGCCAACCGCTGGAAATCGTCTACTTGGACCCGAAG containing:
- the hrpB gene encoding ATP-dependent helicase HrpB, which gives rise to MPDRLPIEDCLEAVIAAVGAERPVILRAPPGAGKTTGVPPTLVNGDCLPEGQVILLQPRRIAARAAAHRLSRLAGQPIGQAYGYHVRFDRKVSPQTKVVSMTTGILLRQLTRDPLLEDVGCVIVDEFHERSLEVDLALGMLHRVRTTLRPELRLIVMSATLDTQPVERLMPDAVVIESHGRAYDVDIRYDESLTRPSNTRGAIAQSVAARIPDALQSRDGDVLVFLPGVGEIHQVANLVEGLTQKQGVQVRKLYGDLSPADQDAVLASSDQRKVVLATNVAETSITIPGITCVVDSGLARAMQYDTSVGIPSLRLQPISKASADQRAGRAGRTAPGVCFRLWPSAMHRSRPDHTPPEVATADLSSALLMLASWGERDVFEFPWVTSPTEHAVAAAVDLLVQLGAIDRSLAITSLGEEMNRLPLHPRLSRLMLAAKQYDCVASASVAAALLSERDPFERSLGFDAHHEGLQSDLIHRVVRLQRHIDGTPDPGIHPAGAKNIKRVAETLGKSLRDTPDQTVTTDRTGAGDRPPTEEAISRSLLAAFPDRLAKRRAPGSESGVMVGGRGVKLDRSSAVRSAELFVCVSVDGKGEESLVRLASAVDEAWLPKELIESRRERFFHPSLKAVVARDRTYFLDLLISESTAPCNSDDETTELLFQHAKSNLDSILPGKDKPLESIIARWRFLCEHCEASPLPMSIDQALETVLRELCRGRTTFSELARAPWIDHLKGLLSYEQLQWFDQQAPESLVVPSGNRIRLAYPPGKTPTLAVRIQEVYGWAATPRIAGGSVPLQLHLLGPNHRPQQITDDLESFWKTTYVEVRKELKRRYGKHHWPDDPTTAVATRNGLKPRK